The Acidobacteriota bacterium region TCTCACTGCTGACCGCGAATGTCCGGGAGATGCGAACCCCGCTTTTCCAGCAGATCGCGCGAGGTCACGGAAAGACGGAGGCGCAGATCGTATTCCGGTTCGCACACCAGCTCGGAATGATCTGTCTGACCGGAACCACCGACCCGGCGCACATGCGGGAGGACCTCGACATCTTCGACTTCGAGCTCTTCGCTGACGAGATGGAGACGATCGAGCGCGTCGGCGAGCCCTGAGACCGGATCAGACGTCGAGCCGGCGCAGGTCTTCCCGGTCGAGCTCGATCGAGGCGGCCCGGACGTTCTCCTTCAGGTGCTTGACGCGGGACGTACCGGGAATCGGGAGCATGATCGGCGACGATGCGAGGAGCCACGCGAGCGCGATCTGCATCGGTGTCGCGTCGTGTTTTTTCGCGACGTCGTCGAGACCATCCGACTCGAGCTTGCCGGCGCCGAGCGGATTCCACGGAATGAACCCGATCTGTTTCTCTTCGCAATAGTCGATTACCTCGTCCCACTGCCGTTCCTTCAGGTGATACTTGTTCTGCACGGTCACCACAGGGAAGTGCTTTTCCGCTCGCCTGATCTCGTCGACGCTCACCTCGGAGAGCCCGATGTGGCGGATTTTCCCTTCGTCGCGGAGCGCAACGAGCGTCTCGAACTGATCCTTTTCGGGAACCTTCGGGTCGATGCGGTGGAGCTGGTAGAGATCGATCCTGTCGAGCTTCAGCCTTCGGAGGCTCCCCTCGCAGGTCTTCCGGAGGTGTTCCGGGCGTCCGTCGGGCTCCCACTGTCCCGGCCCCGGGCGAACGAGTCCCCCCTTGGTGGCGATCACCAAATCGTCCGGGTAGGGGTGAAGCGCCTTCGCGATCGTCTCCTCGTTGACGTGAGGGCCGTAGGCGTCCGCGGTGTCGATGAAGTCGATCCCGAGATCGATCGCGCGCCTGAGGACTTTCTCCGCTTCGTTCGGATCCGATGGTGGTCCCCAGATCCCTTCGCCGGTGAG contains the following coding sequences:
- a CDS encoding aldo/keto reductase — its product is MEKDLSVEASGTFTIGDDLEIHRLGFGAMRLTGEGIWGPPSDPNEAEKVLRRAIDLGIDFIDTADAYGPHVNEETIAKALHPYPDDLVIATKGGLVRPGPGQWEPDGRPEHLRKTCEGSLRRLKLDRIDLYQLHRIDPKVPEKDQFETLVALRDEGKIRHIGLSEVSVDEIRRAEKHFPVVTVQNKYHLKERQWDEVIDYCEEKQIGFIPWNPLGAGKLESDGLDDVAKKHDATPMQIALAWLLASSPIMLPIPGTSRVKHLKENVRAASIELDREDLRRLDV